One window of Candidatus Mycobacterium wuenschmannii genomic DNA carries:
- a CDS encoding DUF3073 domain-containing protein yields MGRGRAKAKQTKVARDLKYSSPQTDFNRLQQELSGSDSDDGDQSEGDDPWSDQHR; encoded by the coding sequence ATGGGCCGTGGCCGGGCGAAGGCGAAGCAGACCAAGGTCGCACGAGACCTTAAATACAGCTCTCCGCAGACCGATTTCAATCGGCTTCAGCAGGAGTTGTCCGGTTCCGACTCCGACGATGGCGACCAGTCGGAGGGCGACGACCCCTGGAGCGATCAGCACCGCTGA
- the ygfZ gene encoding CAF17-like 4Fe-4S cluster assembly/insertion protein YgfZ — MSAVPAPETGPDAGAIWHYGDPLGEQRAGETGAALVDRSHRGVLTLSGADRQTWLHTISTQHVSDLPDGATTQNLSLDGQGRVEDHWVQTELDGVTYLDTEPWRAEPLLAFLTKMVFWSKVTPAAADLAVLSLLGPRLGDAAVLDALGVDALPDTSFATPLSGGGFVRRMPEANPGQIELDVLVDRAHLADVRQRMIDAGVRPAGVWAYEAHRVAAVRPRLGVDTDERTIPHEVGWIGGAVHLDKGCYRGQETVARVHNLGKPPRMLALLHLDGSVDRPATGDPVLAGGRAVGRLGTVVEHVDLGPVALALLKRGIPADTALSTGGDAGVAATIDAESLPTAGGPGAGRMAVDRLRGTVR; from the coding sequence GTGTCCGCAGTTCCCGCACCCGAAACGGGCCCCGACGCCGGCGCCATCTGGCACTACGGCGATCCGCTCGGCGAGCAGCGCGCCGGCGAGACCGGTGCCGCCCTGGTCGATCGGTCGCACCGCGGCGTGCTCACGCTGTCCGGCGCCGACCGGCAGACCTGGCTGCACACCATCTCGACCCAGCACGTCAGCGACCTGCCCGACGGCGCGACCACTCAGAACCTGAGCCTCGACGGGCAGGGCCGCGTCGAGGATCACTGGGTCCAGACCGAACTCGACGGCGTCACCTATCTCGACACCGAGCCGTGGCGGGCCGAACCGCTGCTCGCGTTTCTCACCAAGATGGTGTTCTGGTCGAAGGTGACTCCGGCCGCGGCGGATCTGGCGGTGCTCTCGCTGCTCGGACCGCGACTCGGCGACGCGGCCGTGCTCGACGCACTCGGGGTGGACGCGCTGCCTGACACGTCATTCGCGACACCGCTGAGCGGCGGTGGGTTCGTGCGCCGGATGCCGGAGGCGAACCCGGGCCAGATCGAACTCGACGTCCTGGTCGACCGCGCCCATCTCGCGGATGTGCGACAGCGGATGATCGACGCGGGGGTACGCCCGGCGGGAGTGTGGGCCTACGAGGCTCACCGCGTCGCGGCCGTCCGCCCGAGGCTCGGCGTCGACACTGACGAGCGCACCATCCCGCACGAAGTCGGCTGGATCGGTGGCGCGGTCCACCTCGACAAGGGCTGCTATCGCGGTCAGGAGACCGTGGCCCGGGTCCACAACCTGGGCAAACCACCCCGGATGCTGGCGTTGCTGCACCTGGACGGGTCGGTCGATCGGCCCGCGACCGGCGACCCGGTGCTGGCCGGGGGGCGCGCGGTCGGTCGGCTGGGAACCGTCGTCGAGCATGTCGATCTGGGCCCGGTCGCGCTGGCGCTGCTCAAGCGCGGCATCCCCGCCGACACCGCCCTGAGCACCGGCGGCGATGCCGGTGTTGCCGCGACCATCGACGCCGAATCGCTACCGACGGCCGGTGGGCCGGGTGCCGGTCGGATGGCCGTGGACCGGCTGCGCGGAACGGTCCGATGA